In a genomic window of Candidatus Competibacteraceae bacterium:
- the rsxG gene encoding electron transport complex subunit RsxG: MGIAALILFGFAIVGTGLVALTYSSTKDIIAEAQRAALESSLNQLVPADRYDNRVVEDRIEITAPEWLGTDEPVTVYRARKNGQPVALFATPTAPDGYSGPIQLLIGVYADGSLAGVRVLAHKETPGLGDGIDEKRSPWILAFAGKSLDNPRPDAWKVKKDGGAFDQFTGATITPRAVVKATRTFLEYVKTQRERLFAPPITVKGPPS; the protein is encoded by the coding sequence ATGGGCATCGCCGCCCTGATCCTGTTTGGCTTCGCCATCGTCGGGACCGGCTTGGTGGCGCTGACCTATTCCAGCACCAAGGACATCATCGCCGAGGCGCAACGGGCGGCGTTGGAGTCCAGCCTGAATCAACTGGTGCCGGCGGATCGTTACGACAATCGCGTGGTCGAGGATCGCATCGAGATAACCGCGCCGGAGTGGCTGGGAACCGACGAGCCGGTGACGGTGTATCGCGCTCGCAAGAACGGCCAGCCGGTGGCGCTGTTCGCCACGCCGACCGCGCCGGACGGCTACAGCGGGCCGATCCAATTGCTGATCGGCGTCTATGCCGATGGGAGCTTGGCCGGCGTGCGGGTGCTGGCGCACAAGGAAACGCCGGGCTTGGGCGATGGCATCGACGAGAAGCGCTCGCCCTGGATTCTGGCGTTTGCCGGCAAGTCGCTGGACAATCCCCGGCCGGACGCCTGGAAAGTCAAGAAGGACGGCGGCGCGTTCGACCAGTTTACCGGAGCGACCATCACGCCGCGCGCCGTGGTCAAGGCCACCCGCACGTTTCTGGAGTATGTAAAGACGCAGCGCGAACGGCTGTTCGCGCCGCCGATCACCGTCAAGGGGCCACCGTCATGA
- the rsxC gene encoding electron transport complex subunit RsxC: protein MSGLFPFHGGLKTVRHKTESNQQPIRSAALPKQLTVPLRQHIGAIAKPVVQAGERVLKGQLIGQPDGYISAAVHAPTSGVVTAVDQQPVPHPSGLPDWCVTIESDGAERWIEREPVDFRRLHPSELRNILRAAGIVGLGGAAFPSAVKLNLSGHCERLDCLILNGAECEPWISCDDRLMRERAAEIMAGLHVMVHLLEPREVLIGIEDDKPEAIAAMAAACAGTGYAVRSVPTRYPSGSVKQLVKLLTGKETPVDGLPVDVGVQCFNVATAYTIHRAIDCGEPVLSRIVTVTGHIHQPQNLDVLLGTSVAELIAQGGGYRDGVRRLIMGGPLMGFALHDDRVPVTKATNCILAASAAELAPEQPVMPCIRCGACADACPADLLPQQLYWHARAKEFDKAQDYHLFSCIECGCCSYVCPSRIPLVQYYRYAKNEIWAQEKEKQKAELARQRHQARLERLEREKQERDAKLRQKAPPRPETTAEKPSIEAAVARAKAAPAPESEPAVEAGRQNG, encoded by the coding sequence ATGAGCGGATTGTTTCCGTTCCACGGCGGTTTGAAAACGGTTCGCCACAAAACCGAATCCAACCAGCAACCGATCCGCTCCGCCGCGCTGCCGAAACAGTTGACGGTACCGTTGCGCCAGCACATTGGAGCCATCGCCAAGCCGGTGGTCCAAGCCGGCGAGCGGGTGCTGAAAGGGCAGCTGATCGGTCAGCCTGACGGTTATATCAGCGCCGCCGTGCACGCGCCGACTTCCGGCGTGGTGACAGCGGTGGACCAACAGCCGGTGCCGCATCCCTCCGGGTTGCCGGATTGGTGCGTGACCATCGAGAGCGACGGCGCGGAACGCTGGATCGAGCGGGAGCCGGTGGATTTCCGGCGGCTGCATCCCAGCGAGTTGCGTAATATCCTGCGCGCCGCCGGCATTGTCGGTTTGGGCGGGGCGGCGTTTCCCAGCGCGGTCAAGCTGAATTTGAGCGGGCATTGCGAGCGGTTGGACTGCTTGATCCTGAACGGCGCCGAATGCGAGCCGTGGATCAGCTGCGACGACCGGCTCATGCGGGAGCGGGCGGCCGAAATCATGGCCGGCCTGCACGTCATGGTGCATTTGCTGGAACCGCGCGAGGTGTTGATCGGGATCGAGGATGACAAACCGGAAGCCATCGCGGCAATGGCGGCGGCCTGCGCCGGCACCGGGTACGCCGTGCGGTCGGTACCGACCCGCTATCCCAGCGGCAGCGTCAAGCAACTGGTCAAGTTGCTGACCGGCAAGGAAACGCCGGTCGATGGCTTGCCGGTCGATGTCGGCGTGCAGTGTTTCAACGTCGCCACCGCTTATACCATCCATCGCGCCATCGACTGCGGCGAGCCGGTGCTGTCCCGCATCGTTACCGTGACCGGCCACATCCATCAACCACAAAATCTGGACGTGTTGCTCGGAACCTCGGTGGCGGAGCTGATCGCCCAGGGCGGCGGTTATCGGGACGGAGTGCGGCGGCTGATCATGGGGGGACCGCTGATGGGTTTCGCCCTGCACGATGACCGGGTGCCGGTGACCAAAGCCACCAATTGCATTCTCGCCGCCAGCGCGGCGGAGTTGGCCCCGGAGCAGCCGGTCATGCCCTGCATCCGCTGCGGGGCCTGCGCGGACGCCTGTCCGGCGGATCTGTTGCCGCAACAGTTGTACTGGCACGCCCGCGCCAAGGAGTTCGACAAGGCCCAGGATTACCACTTGTTCAGTTGCATCGAGTGCGGCTGTTGCAGCTACGTGTGTCCGAGTCGCATCCCGCTGGTGCAATACTACCGCTACGCCAAGAATGAAATTTGGGCGCAAGAGAAAGAGAAGCAAAAAGCCGAACTGGCCCGGCAGCGCCATCAAGCCAGACTGGAGCGGCTGGAGCGCGAAAAACAGGAGCGGGACGCCAAGCTGCGGCAAAAGGCGCCGCCCCGTCCTGAGACGACCGCTGAAAAGCCCTCGATCGAAGCGGCCGTGGCCCGCGCCAAGGCGGCGCCGGCGCCTGAATCGGAACCCGCTGTAGAAGCCGGACGACAGAACGGTTGA
- the rsxD gene encoding electron transport complex subunit RsxD — MRFRTITSPHVLGETSVGQVMRRVLYAMLPGIAALVWFFGWGVLVNLALATAVALCAEAALLAARGKPLALHLNDCSAVVTAWLLAVALPPLAPWWMTTIGVLAAIVVAKHLYGGLGYNPFNPAMIGYVVLLVSFPREMSAWPIPHGLGQAHAMSLAETVQAVFNGVLPVRFAPDALTGATPLDVLRTKLGLGLSVTEIRNSPVFGIVAGSGWEWAALGFLAGGLWLVYTRTAAWQIPVGMLGSLTVISTIFYGIDSQRYAPPWFHLWSGAAIFGAFFIATDPVTASTTPRGRLIYGAGIGILVYLIRGFGGYPDGVAFAVLLMNIAAPAIDLYTQPRVFGARRG; from the coding sequence ATGCGCTTTAGAACGATCACCTCGCCGCACGTCCTGGGTGAAACCAGCGTCGGCCAGGTCATGCGCCGAGTGCTGTATGCGATGTTGCCCGGCATCGCGGCCCTGGTCTGGTTTTTCGGCTGGGGCGTGCTGGTCAATCTGGCGCTCGCCACCGCTGTCGCCCTGTGCGCGGAAGCGGCGCTGCTGGCGGCGCGCGGCAAGCCGTTGGCGCTGCATCTGAACGATTGCAGCGCCGTGGTCACCGCTTGGTTGCTGGCCGTGGCCTTGCCGCCGCTGGCTCCGTGGTGGATGACCACGATCGGCGTATTGGCCGCGATCGTCGTGGCCAAGCATCTGTACGGTGGTTTGGGCTATAACCCGTTCAATCCGGCCATGATCGGTTATGTGGTATTGCTGGTTTCCTTTCCGCGTGAGATGAGCGCTTGGCCGATCCCGCACGGCTTGGGCCAAGCGCACGCCATGAGCTTGGCCGAGACGGTGCAAGCGGTTTTCAACGGAGTGTTGCCGGTTCGGTTCGCGCCGGACGCGCTGACCGGCGCGACCCCGCTGGATGTGCTCCGCACCAAGCTCGGTTTGGGCTTGAGCGTCACCGAGATTCGCAACAGTCCGGTGTTCGGCATCGTTGCCGGCAGCGGCTGGGAATGGGCGGCCTTAGGCTTTTTGGCCGGCGGTTTGTGGCTGGTTTACACGCGCACGGCGGCGTGGCAGATTCCGGTTGGGATGTTGGGAAGTTTGACGGTCATCTCGACGATTTTTTATGGGATCGACTCGCAACGCTATGCGCCGCCGTGGTTTCATTTGTGGAGCGGGGCGGCGATTTTTGGCGCGTTCTTCATCGCCACCGACCCGGTCACTGCCAGCACCACGCCGCGCGGCCGGCTGATCTACGGCGCTGGCATCGGCATTCTGGTTTACCTCATCCGCGGCTTCGGCGGCTATCCCGACGGAGTGGCTTTCGCGGTGCTGCTGATGAACATCGCCGCGCCGGCCATCGATTTGTATACGCAGCCGCGCGTGTTCGGAGCGCGGCGGGGATGA